A region of Leishmania panamensis strain MHOM/PA/94/PSC-1 chromosome 33 sequence DNA encodes the following proteins:
- a CDS encoding deoxyribodipyrimidine photolyase, putative (TriTrypDB/GeneDB-style sysID: LpmP.33.0480), which translates to MKRCRSRSPSTGSSAAEKRSHAEREEVALFLFRRDLRVVDNTGLQALCDEAAHRSISVLTAFFFNPIQCDKERNPYFGDAFFQFFCESLVDLDGAAQLSNGLVCLRGSDEECLRRIRDSGYEVKVLGFNEDYTPFALSRDRLLRDYAEKHGIVCVTGPHDYSLRPLDDVAKGPDQPYSVFTPFYKKFMAEHAHRVAEPLRGNVKKVQSMLVSQPKKHLEHHLVNPARLYTHMPQVQDHGGRAEGLKRLACVETLRRYADVRDDIAGDKTSHLSPHMKCGTVSTREVWHASVQALGTGHPFTRQLVWREFYAMLAFTRPRLLQGQLNSFLGKKNIMKATQPKQNAPFQPSYDNYTWNWKAEHFEAFKEGRTGVPLVDAAVRCLTATGWCHNRCRLVISNFAVKVLGIDWRECERWFATVAVDYDVANNNGGWLWSSGQGADAQPYFRTFNAFRQSERFDPDCKFIFQWVPELAEVPPSVVHKWEVYCAKDRDKATTNYSKKRDDMGKRGEYTTSYPVPIVDTKAATKAIIEEYKKYGKSKMN; encoded by the coding sequence ATGAAGCGctgtcgcagccgctccccgTCCACCGGCTCCTCGGCCGCAGAAAAGAGGTCGCacgcagagcgagaggaggtggctctgtttctcttccgCCGTGACCTACGTGTGGTGGACAACACCGGCCTGCAGGCGCTCTGCGACGAGGCCGCGCACCGCTCCATCTCGGTGCTGACGGCGTTCTTCTTCAACCCGATTCAGTGCGACAAGGAGAGGAACCCGTACTTTGGCGACGCCTTTTTCCAGTTTTTCTGCGAGTCCCTCGTGGACTTGgacggtgcggcgcagctgagtAACGGTCTGGTGTGCCTGCGCGGCAGTGATGAGGAGTGCTTGAGGCGCATCCGTGATAGTGGCTACGAGGTGAAAGTGCTTGGATTCAACGAGGACTACACcccctttgctctctcccgtgatcggctgctgcgggacTACGCGGAGAAGCATGGCATTGTATGCGTGACAGGGCCGCACGACTACTCGCTGCGTCCTCTGGATGACGTGGCCAAAGGCCCCGATCAACCGTACAGCGTCTTCACACCGTTCTACAAGAAGTTCATGGCGGAGCACGCCCACAGGGTGGCGGAGCCGCTGCGGGGAAACGTGAAGAAGGTACAGTCGATGCTGGTGTCGCAGCCGAAGAAGCACCTAGAGCATCACCTGGTGAACCCTGCTCGACtgtacacacacatgccGCAGGTGCAGGACCACGGCGGCCGTGCAGAGGGGCTGAAACGACTGGCGTGCGTGGAGACACTGAGGAGGTACGCGGATGTTCGCGACGACATTGCAGGAGACAAAACATCGCACCTCAGCCCGCACATGAAGTGTGGCACGGTGTCGACGCGGGAGGTGTGGCACGCCAGTGTGCAGGCTCTCGGCACTGGGCACCCCTTCACTCGTCAACTTGTGTGGCGGGAGTTCTATGCGATGCTGGCCTTCACGCGCCCACGACTCCTGCAAGGGCAGCTGAACTCCTTCCTTGGCAAAAAGAATATCATGAAGGCGACACAGCCGAAGCAGAATGCGCCGTTCCAGCCGTCCTACGACAATTACACGTGGAACTGGAAGGCAGAGCACTTTGAGGCCTTCAAAGAGGGGCGCACTGGTGTACCGCttgtcgacgccgccgtgcgATGCTTGACTGCCACCGGATGGTGTCACAACCGTTGCCGCTTAGTCATCTCCAACTTTGCTGTCAAGGTGTTGGGGATCGACTGGCGCGAGTGTGAGCGCTGGTTTGCGACAGTGGCTGTGGACTACGACGTCGCGAACAACAACGGTGGTTGGCTTTGGTCCTCGGGCCAGGGTGCTGACGCGCAGCCGTACTTCCGCACCTTCAACGCCTTTCGCCAGTCAGAGCGCTTTGACCCGGACTGCAAGTTCATCTTCCAGTGGGTGCCTgagctggcggaggtgccgCCGAGCGTGGTGCACAAGTGGGAGGTGTACTGTGCGAAGGACAGGGACAAAGCAACGACCAACTACTCGAAGAAGCGGGATGAcatgggaaagagaggggagtaCACCACGTCGTACCCCGTGCCGATTGTCGACACCAAGGCCGCCACTAAGGCAATCATCGAAGAGTACAAGAAGTACGGCAAGTCCAAGATGAACTAG
- a CDS encoding hypothetical protein (TriTrypDB/GeneDB-style sysID: LpmP.33.0470), whose translation MHQLRIFKYVASELGHDEPVLHAVVVTHRCLPSDPLEEHFTSTIPHTVTSASRKLSSAEASVGADVTVESTAAVTSNGTLAVPLEVALTVEQELANLDNRLASWKEQRLADLQAPGSVRASSSSFQMEVAMEKRLARKRIEEQDRAQHRMNLLLTSLGPRIDRQLQLMTREHDSEQASASSSAKVAATSNVNDSAGASRSTTTATTLPPPSPRARILCDQQYVVTRQEIVLEERVTRQTLLRNLWDVRRLTHLVEDEVLFRRSIETREGMWRDRLNGESDASVEVDCV comes from the coding sequence ATGCACCAGCTCAGGATCTTTAAGTATGTGGCGTCTGAGCTGGGCCACGACGAGCCGGTGCTGCACGCCGTCGTTGTcacccaccgctgccttcCTTCAGACCCACTGGAGGAACACTTCACGTCGACTATTCCTCACACAGTCACCTCTGCTTCGCGCAAATTGAGCAGCGCTGAGGCGAGCGTTGGCGCAGATGTTACTGTGGAAAGTACAGCTGCAGTAACCAGTAATGGAACGCTTGCTGTGCCGCTGGAAGTAGCTCTGACGGTGGAGCAGGAGCTCGCCAACCTCGACAATAGGCTTGCCTCCTggaaggagcagcgccttgCTGATCTTCAAGCACCTGGTAGTGTGCGTGCTTCTTCATCTTCGTTTCAGATGGAGGTGGCAATGGAGAAGAGGTTGGCGCGGAAGCGCATCGAGGAGCAGGACCGTGCTCAGCATCGCATGAATCTTCTCCTCACTTCTCTCGGTCCGCGCATTGATAGGCAGCTGCAGCTAATGACACGTGAGCATGACAGTGAGCAAGCATcggcgagcagcagtgcgaagGTGGCAGCGACAAGCAACGTTAATGATTCTGCTGGCGCAAGCAGGAGTAcaaccaccgccaccaccctgccgcctccctcccctcgtgCGCGCATCCTCTGCGATCAGCAGTACGTTGTCACACGCCAAGAGATCGTCCTGGAGGAGCGAGTCACAAGGCAAACACTGCTGCGCAACCTGTGGGACGTTCGCCGTCTGACGCATCTCGTGGAGGATGAAGTGTTGTTTCGCCGTAGCATCGAGACACGCGAAGGCATGTGGCGAGACCGTCTCAACGGTGAGTCGGACGCTTCCGTGGAAGTGGACTGTGTGtag
- a CDS encoding hypothetical protein (TriTrypDB/GeneDB-style sysID: LpmP.33.0500), with translation MDAAALFHERQADVAAFSALLFRQPAAVTQLQRKMSIPVPSGMHTNASWEEAVSSSPLTHTAAMTPAYRRPASANVPVSRVLQEVKAQAKREQRMARKAKKSAGGGADYPAGSLPYLATSGSRSGAPVLAMSFSAQEIRDRTYLWMTEPGLHFSSADDISQRATSESSVLTPQQQAKLRRLRIKRTHQRLLSHAQWALWLRRRRRLWHRRRPVARRRHLARQLALEYGRPVGLCRCYRPGKHTMRATALGRKARLPFEVAQKMVTQWLPSHSRLVKRFHYRIVSLAVQPCVTHVSLATTTSSIHSQHGGGAARSSTAPCETHHAARLRCCTSCEARVAMPHEPTRKDHRFLQRWATALAEQQRQWLFRSPIVRNDQSAQSHALLSASVLAATMLADLSHHCVYALTPRNKWPFTGTVWNSPNSPRDAASAASPALASLIEALGLRPDAEDVSASPSGVIFALSPTARHQRTRRTSATVVHGHMWGAGSACLGDAALQTADLCRGSISTLSRHTRVVPVVLVASLRAKAAPTAVDVLLFSEAPVHFTRRATAQLQIQLVSFWNPCSLSVARASVFEFWRCDPSALSSESEPEALATLKGTLQRCARAYRRLQLRPPRSRSDLRVRRRTPFKSSPRKTAPSGGSGAADARAAAHGHPQGASSPARQSSRLSLVVYPSFSSPFLLDPHCNRSGKGTAAPCVWRLALLYCSPASGRHAPSVHIGDTAARSAASPGVTQAVTTLSVRRMCLVSWQTRRAHFHLARRFFGFLLMAPSPVKPTRSGAALRGRCRALGFQDRVTLLHLLGHPAYPLDYGLSRPSAAAQQRRRQQSRPTPRKARVARWGTKRSRTSTDGTSTAATLASAPLPSYLHTLEYYGNASNAACRVFVRAAHSDRLLPTLHSNTGVILLQCQWWQHRGDRMLRVPLVTRIGVVSSSGFFAQRFGCVVAPVWCCFPPTASEASGGVSLAALTNEDKNVSSVTAPGVHWSAVSLVGDTAAAACAPDYLLAPPEVAEDLLRRSALLQRDEVPRKRACSRRQRVFDLGQGRAVRELEALLYDPLSCSPVHLIRWYA, from the coding sequence AtggatgctgctgctctgttCCACGAGCGCCAAGCGGATGTCGCCGCCTTTTCGGCCCTTCTGTTTCGGCAGCCTGCAGCCGTAACCCAACTACAGCGCAAGATGTCTATTCCTGTTCCATCAGGGATGCACACCAATGCCAGTTGGGAGGAAGccgtctcttcttcccctctgaCCCACACGGCCGCGATGACGCCGGCTTACCGCCGCCCTGCCTCCGCGAATGTGCCGGTGTCACGCGTCCTTCAGGAAGTCAAGGCACAGGCAAAACGAGAGCAACGGATGGCGCGCAAAGCCAAAAAGAGTGCCGGGGGTGGTGCCGATTACCCTGCCGGCAGCCTTCCATACTTGGCCACGAGTGGCAGTCGCAGCGGTGCCCCGGTACTCGCCATGAGCTTTTCCGCGCAGGAGATTCGCGACCGCACCTACCTCTGGATGACGGAGCCGGGGTTGCATTTCAGCTCTGCCGATGACATCTCGCAGCGCGCGACCAGTGAAAGTTCCGTCCTAACTCCCCAGCAGCAAGCCAAGCTGCGGCGACTGCGCATCAAGCGAACCCATCAACGCCTGTTGTCACATGCGCAATGGGCCCTCTGGCtgcgtcgtcggcgtcggctgtggcaccgccggcgtccggtggcgcggcgacggcacctCGCTCGGCAACTCGCACTCGAGTACGGACGGCCGGTTgggctctgccgctgctacaGGCCTGGAAAGCACACGATGAGAGCTACAGCGCTGGGACGCAAAGCACGCCTGCCTTTCGAGGTCGCCCAGAAGATGGTGACGCAGTGGCTGCCATCGCACTCGCGGCTGGTGAAGCGTTTCCACTACCGTATTGTGTCACTTGCCGTTCAGCCCTGTGTCACGCACGTATCATTGGCGACAACGACATCATCAATACACTCGCAgcatggcggcggtgcagcgcgcagctccacggCACCTTGTGAAACCCACCATGCAGCGCGTCTCCGCTGTTGTACGTCCTGCGAGGCCAGAGTCGCCATGCCGCATGAGCCCACGCGAAAAGATCATCGATTTCTGCAGCGCTGGGCGACTGCTCttgcggagcagcagcgtcaatGGCTCTTCCGCAGCCCCATTGTGCGGAATGACCAGTCCGCACAGTCCCACGCGTTGCTGTCTGCGTCTGTCTTAGCTGCGACCATGCTCGCGGATCTCTCACATCACTGCGTGTATGCACTGACGCCGCGGAATAAATGGCCATTTACTGGTACAGTATGGAATTCACCAAATTCGCCGCGTGATGCAGCGTCTGCTGCCTCGCCTGCGCTGGCAAGCCTCATTGAAGCACTTGGACTGCGTCCTGATGCAGAGGACGTGAGCGCCTCACCTTCTGGGGTCATCTTTGCGCTCTCTCCGACGGCACGCCATCAGCGCACCCGACGAACCTCTGCAACTGTCGTACATGGACACATGTGGGGTGCCGGCTCAGCGTGCCTCGGtgatgctgcgctgcagacggCCGATCTGTGCCGTGGCTCTATCAGCACACTCTCTCGTCACACGCGTGTGGTGCCAGTGGTGTTGGTGGCCTCACTGCGCGCCAAAGCTGCGCCCACTGCCGTGGATGTTCTTCTATTCAGTGAGGCCCCGGTTCACTTCACGCGCCGCGCTACGGCACAGCTGCAAATTCAGCTTGTTTCATTTTGGAACCCGTGCTCGCTGAGCGTGgcgcgcgcctctgtgtTTGAATTCTGGCGGTGCGACCCCTCGGCGCTTTCCTCAGAGTCGGAGCCTGAGGCGCTGGCAACGCTCAAGGGTACTCTCCAGCGCTGTGCCCGTGCTTaccggcggctgcagctgcgcccaCCTCGCTCCCGCAGTGACCTGCGCGTTCGCAGGAGAACGCCGTTCAAGTCCTCTCCCCGAAAGACCGCACCAAGCGGCGGTTCGGGGGCTGCAGATGCAAGAGCTGCCGCGCATGGACATCCTCAGGGGGCTTCGTCGCCTGCGCGGCAATCATcacgcctctccctcgttgtGTACCCGAGCTTCTCCTCACCGTTTCTACTAGATCCGCACTGCAACAGGTCCGGAAAAGGAACTGCAGCTCCGTGCGTGTGGCGCCTTGCGCTGCTCTACTGCAGTCCTGCGAGCGGGAGACATGCGCCGAGCGTGCACATCGGTGACACCGCCGCTCGGTCTGCAGCTTCCCCAGGTGTGACACAGGCCGTCACCACCCTTTCGGTCCGACGAATGTGCCTAGTGTCGTGGCAGACGCGTCGCGCGCACTTCCATCTGGCTCGGCGTTTCTTTGGGTTTCTTCTCATGGCTCCCTCGCCGGTTAAACCAACGCGTAGCGGTGCTGCCCTGCGCGGCCGGTGCCGTGCGCTTGGCTTTCAGGATCGCGTTACCCTCCTCCACTTGCTAGGCCATCCTGCCTACCCCCTGGACTACGGGCTGTCCCGCCCttcggccgcggcgcagcagcggcgacgtcaGCAGAGCCGACCCACACCAAGAAAGGCCCGGGTGGCGAGGTGGGGTACGAAGCGCAGTCGCACTTCAACGGACGGCACGTCTACCGCTGCGACGCTGGCGagcgcgcctcttccctcgtaCCTGCACACCCTGGAGTACTACGGAAATGCCTCGAATGCGGCGTGTCGTGTCTTTGTacgcgcagcacacagcGATCGCCTGCTCCCCACCCTACACAGCAATACGGGAGTGatcctgctgcagtgccagTGGTGGCAGCACAGAGGTGACCGTATGCTGCGCGTACCGTTAGTGACACGCATCGGTGTTGTGTCGTCGTCGGGCTTCTTTGCCCAGCGGTTTGGGTGCGTGGTGGCACCTGTGTGGTGTTGCTTCCCGCCAACAGCGAGCGAGGCTAGCGGCGGCGTCAGTCTTGCCGCTCTCACCAACGAGGACAAAAATGTGTCGTCTGTGACGGCGCCCGGGGTCCACTGGAGTGCCGTCTCTCTGGTTGgtgacaccgctgctgctgcttgcgcacCCGACTATCTGCTCGCCCCTCCTGAGGTAGCGGAGGATCTTCTTCGTCGCAGCGCATTGCTTCAGCGAGACGAGGTGCCGCGAAAGCGAGCCTGCAGTCGCCGTCAGCGCGTGTTTGACCTCGGGCAAGGACGTGCAGTGCGGGAGCTCGAGGCATTGCTTTACGATCCGCTGTCCTGCTCACCGGTCCACCTCATACGGTGGTACGCTTGA
- a CDS encoding hypothetical protein (TriTrypDB/GeneDB-style sysID: LpmP.33.0490), whose protein sequence is MDPGSVLDNLLARHRGFVVAAQHTAVAKAHRRHGSTSSTAPPSKIVEAVERGVNPLMLGLQAHKTESAAREKAKAKRRGLSLDVSRTSQEPPVQSGTASSSLRTAANQSKNASVSTTTVLTTHTQLPAVLATKEMQRSREMAVSATLTSRYQELRAKRLQEDEERKRSRSDPMPALRSTGGGAGQDGEKGAHKHARMEEKRLLLHEPPLRATTATTVSQTRRDVWRRRCTTRKILRNSRRVSRASALRRYWYTALSNNETRTGTRGSFSPAMHAVCTAGSETGEEEGAATVTLASKTIPTSERLVCSTPPLSMLALSDATEKRCAIRRLRAAHRSAREVHYNIQIPRKRGDVVTGVRAAAAMPETDQVPAVAAQLAADRSAVSRPSRRQRKEVVRCILSSSATRMWALAAGVVAERLSIVAQLRLECACATAPASVLATRTKGVGALPLSLARLFPLFGAVVEVQELELTAAPVRSRRSRGACDAHFASATGGESAWGAPQLRVLQQRKGIVMEEYSETLGILLLPSENRAEMQAWADEVARLRAQGQGTLAGVSEDYKVAPLTRMKSSPSIVRVPKHFPGASGSFVELVQLLLLRTPTILSISHSDRRSMSAPSTAARIPATSVGNLRVLVAVFCGEVSTAAEDCDLAARHADCDDAVPPVAAGGIRSTAYPLHRLLHRCL, encoded by the coding sequence ATGGATCCCGGCTCTGTCTTAGACAACCTCCTcgcgcgccaccgcggctTTGTTGTCGCAGCACAGCATACTGCAGTAGCGAAAGCCCACCGGCGCCATGGATCGACCTCTTCAACGGCGCCACCATCGAAGATAGTGGAGGCTGTGGAGCGCGGCGTGAATCCGCTCATGTTGGGACTGCAGGCTCACAAGACCGAGTCCGCTGCAcgcgagaaggcgaaggcaaagagaaggggatTGTCGCTGGATGTCTCCCGCACGTCCCAGGAACCCCCCGTACAGTCAGGGACTGCGTCCTCAAGcctccgcaccgctgctAATCAATCAAAAAATGCATCAGTCTCTACTACAACGGTGCTCACAACCCACACGCAACTcccagcggtgctggcgacgAAAGAGATGCAGCGGTCCCGCGAGATGGCGGTTTCTGCAACGCTCACGTCGCGCTATCAAGAGCTGCGTGCTAAGCGTCTgcaggaggatgaggagcgCAAGCGCAGTCGCTCCGACCCCATGCCAgcgttgcgcagcaccggcggcggcgctggccaGGATGGCGAAAAGGGCGCTCATAAACACGCGCGAATGGAGGAGAAACGGCTGCTTCTGCATGAGCCTCCCTTGCGGGCTACTACGGCCACCACAGTTTCTCAAACCCGGCGCGATGTCTGGAGACGGCGGTGTACAACGCGGAAGATTCTGCGGAACTCGCGCAGGGTCTCGCGGGCCTCGGCGTTGCGTCGCTACTGGTACACAGCACTCTCCAACAACGAGACTAGGACTGGTACTCGCGGTAGTTTCTCACCAGCCATGCATGCGGTATGTACTGCGGGTAGTGAaacaggagaagaggagggagccgCAACGGTGACACTGGCGTCGAAGACAATACCAACGTCAGAGAGACTGGTATGTTCCACCCCACCGTTGTCGATGCTTGCATTGAGCGACGCTACAGAGAAGCGCTGCGCCATTCGTCGTCTCCGCGCTGCTCACCGCAGTGCGAGAGAAGTGCATTACAACATCCAGATACCTAGAAAGCGAGGTGACGTCGTGACAGGCgtgagagctgcagctgcgatgCCTGAAACTGATCAGGTgcctgcagtggcggcacaACTGGCTGCCGACCGCAGTGCAGTCTCGCGTCCGAGTCGTCGCCAGCGCAAGGAGGTCGTTCGTTGCATTCTCAGCTCTTCCGCTACGAGGATGTGGGCACTGGCAGCAGGCGTCGTCGCAGAGCGACTGAGCATCGTTGCTCAGCTTCGTCTTGAGTGCGCGTGTGCTACAGCGCCGGCATCGGTGTTGGCGACGCGCACAAAGGGAGTGGGTGCGctgcccctttctctcgcccgCTTGTTCCCGCTGTTTGGTGCTGTGGTAGAGGTGCAAGAACTGGAGCTCACGGCAGCGCCTGTGCGGTCGCGTCGCTCTCGAGGTGCGTGTGATGCCCACTTTGCCTcagccaccggcggcgaAAGTGCTTGGGGTGCACCGCAGCTACGTGTTTTACAGCAACGCAAGGGTATTGTGATGGAGGAGTACAGCGAAACACTGGGCATTCTGTTGCTTCCTTCTGAGAACAGGGCCGAGATGCAGGCTTGGGCAGATGAAGTCGCAAGGTTGCGTGCACAAGGACAAGGCACGTTGGCAGGCGTGAGTGAGGATTACAAAGTAGCACCGCTTACGCGCATGAAATCGTCGCCCAGTATTGTGCGAGTGCCCAAGCACTTTCCCGGGGCGTCTGGCAGCTTTGTGGAGCTGGtccagctgctgttgttgcgcACACCTACCATCCTCTCCATCAGCCACAGCGACAGAAGGTCAATGTCGGCTCCTTCAACGGCGGCACGTATACCAGCGACTTCTGTTGGGAACCTGCGCGTGCTCGTGGCTGTGTTTTGCGGGGAGGTGTCCACGGCTGCTGAGGACTGTGATCTCGCAGCTCGTCACGCTGACTGTGACGACGCAGTTCCGCCGGTGGCTGCCGGAGGCATTAGGTCCACTGCGTACCCGCTTCATCGCCttctgcaccgctgcctgtGA
- a CDS encoding hypothetical protein (TriTrypDB/GeneDB-style sysID: LpmP.33.0460), translating to MLEKVVPIPFLGKEVSGWLYRTTRWMRKHPYRATSILLACVGSSILYEAQVTHRNRMPSPNVNNHLEYQLKEASLWERWLRCASTTQQGVKGTQAAALEDPGDMPVPEDVVRQQRLAQRTIADAERLLATTTDPEERQSLKEIIEHEKKLMVGVNNTTMLIRSGQLEVRAPHWEIRNNERNWSILSRDQQQQRDHYWYRLERSREDDFARNTYSSL from the coding sequence ATGCTCGAGAAAGTTGTGCCAATCCCGTTCTTGGGCAAAGAGGTCTCGGGTTGGCTCTACCGCACTACGCGTTGGATGCGCAAGCACCCGTACAGGGCGACCTCCATCTTACTCGCGTGCGTTGGCAGCTCCATACTCTACGAAGCGCAAGTGACGCACAGGAATCGCATGCCATCTCCTAACGTCAACAACCACCTTGAATATCAGCTGAAGGAGGCCTCGCTGTGGGAGCGGTGGCTCCGTTGTGCCAGCACCACCCAGCAGGGCGTGAAGGGTACGCAAGCGGCGGCACTCGAGGATCCAGGCGACATGCCGGTGCCAGAGGACGtcgtgcggcagcagcggttggcgcagcgcaccatTGCCGATGCTGAGCGGCTGCTCGCAACCACCACCGATCCTGAAGAGCGCCAGTCCTTGAAGGAGATCATTGAGCATGAGAAGAAGCTGATGGTGGGCGTCAACAACACCACGATGTTGATACGCAGCGGCCAACTCGAAGTGCGTGCCCCGCACTGGGAGATTCGCAACAACGAGCGGAACTGGAGCATTCTGTCGCGtgaccagcagcagcagagagaccACTACTGGTACCGCCTCGAGCGCAGTCGTGAGGATGATTTTGCGCGCAACACCTACTCCTCGCTGTAA